Proteins encoded within one genomic window of Canis lupus dingo isolate Sandy chromosome 28, ASM325472v2, whole genome shotgun sequence:
- the LOC112671975 gene encoding MICOS complex subunit MIC26-like produces the protein MFKVIRRSVGPASLSLLTFKVCASPKRDSPHKTSVKVIELSLYLVPKGQSKYVEEPRTQLEESISHLRHYCEPYTSWCQEMYSQTKPKMQSLVQWGLDSYEYLQNAPPGFFPRLGVIGFAGIVGLLLARGSKIKKLVYPPGFMGPAASLYYPQQAIIFVQVSGEKLYDWGLRGYIVVEDLWKENFQKPGNVKNSPENK, from the coding sequence ATGTTCAAAGTAATTCGGAGGTCTGTGGGGCCAGCCAGCCTGAGTCTGCTCACCTTTAAAGTCTGTGCATCACCTAAAAGGGACTCACCTCACAAAACTTCTGTGAAGGTTATTGAGCTTTCACTCTACTTGGTTCCTAAGGGTCAATCTAAATATGTGGAGGAGCCAAGGACCCAGCttgaagaaagcatttcacaTCTCCGACATTATTGCGAGCCATATACAAGTTGGTGTCAGGAAATGTACTCGCAAACAAAGCCCAAGATGCAGAGCTTGGTTCAATGGGGGTTAGACAGCTATGAATATCTCCAAAATGCACCTCCTGGATTTTTTCCAAGACTTGGTGTTATTGGTTTTGCTGGCATTGTTGGACTTCTTTTGGCTAGAGggtcaaaaataaagaagctCGTGTATCCACCTGGGTTCATGGGACCAGCTGCCTCTCTTTATTATCCACAACAAGCCATCATATTTGTCCAGGTCAGTGGGGAGAAATTATATGACTGGGGTTTACGAGGATACATAGTTGTAGAAGATTTGTGGAAGGAGAACTTTCAAAAGCCAGGAAATGTAAAGAATTCACCTGAAAATAAGTAG